The sequence below is a genomic window from Ipomoea triloba cultivar NCNSP0323 chromosome 10, ASM357664v1.
gtattaatattttattttttttttaaatttcgagtattaatatttgatatactttGTTATCATGACTCTTTACCGATTAGAGATACAAGGTGGACTTTGCTCAAAACGTACATTCGAATAGTTGTCACAAACTTTCttgtaaattaaagaattaatatatatgttaaatagaaTATGCCGAAGTATGTATAAGTGGTGATCAATACTAATGGATAATGAAGGAATAAAGATCGaaaattgacaaataacaaaAGACTTTACAAATGCAATCCTCTAATCATTGGACCGGCCATGAAATGGTCCCTCTAGCCTCTAGGGGTCTAGGGACATCTTATGAAAACGTTGTTTTCTCATCGTGTAGGAAAACTCGTCTTCTTCTATATCATGAATTTACAAGTACTAGTATATGTACTTAGGTTTCTTCACCAAACAAATCTTTTCAAGTTTAAACAATATTAACATGATTTTTGCtgtaataatactaattaatgttcacaatttttgttttgttttgtttttttaaaaaaaaaacttgaaaatgATGTAAACGCATACGATACaccattttttaataaaaatgaaataaaatacgAGTTAATGACTTATTTGGTCCCTTAATTatatatagcaaaattatcGATTTGGTCCTCAACTATCATCCAGTTCAAATTGTTTCACGCCTAGTGCGTCTGTACCCACACATAATACAAGAAGTCACATTTGTTCTGTCAACTTGCCAAGATTACTCATGTTATTCACTAAAGAATTGTAGCGCCACATTTCTaaataagaaatatttgaaggggctaaatcacaattttttttattccatattaaaaattattattattattattattattattattattattatatatatataagtatctTTTAATCATATATTTTGTTTGTACGTGTAGCTTTGTCTATCTTATATATAGTGCATTGAACTTAGGTCAATCATCTCTTATTATTAGTTGTcttacttttattttgttttttttttttttaaataagggtgtgtttggttagtgggtttaggcataaggaatgggtatgaaagtgattgtttgtatttggttgataggttttgtgaatgctattatgggtttggaataccccattaatgacaaaactcatacccttattaaataagggtttcatctcccttcctcctttcttcctcaactattaataatcattctcattccacccaattaccaaacatgttaaatactttcaccaaaacccaaaacccattacaccaagtatttgatactcaccCTAAGTTGTCTTAATTATATATGCACCATCACATCTATTTTTGCTCCAAAATAGGATTGGGTGATAATAATTAAGGCTTTAAATGGTAAATTGGTAaatattataaagttttaaatacTCAAAATGCACaaagtaaaattataaagtatcatacatatataaaaagtaCAATTGTCTTGTCCCAAAAGTGATGTCTGAGTGGTAGATCGAACATGATTGTTATATCATTAGATGTTATTTTCATGGGAGTCAGTCTCTTTTCATTGCTGTCTCTAATCATCTCTCCCTTTTCGATCTTTGATCTCATTGGAGCAtactttttttctcttttttttttccttttttctttgggTTATTCATCCTatattcttttctattttttttcctccaacTTTCTATCCATCCAAACATGAAACACCAATGAAATGGACGTATTAAGAAGCAATATAATGATTGAGGAAGATTGAGGCCACACATTTCCCCAGTTGTTCAGAGTTTCAATTCGACAGTGATATCTTGAATTAACGTTGTAAAACAATGACTTCTCGCATATTCATTTGTTCAATTCTTGAAGCTGGCCACACGCCAACTTTCACTCAATTCATTGTCGGATGCCTTTAATATCCCATTCCCAATTCATCACTCATTGTTGCTTGTATCCATTTTGATGTCCCGTCATGTCGATTTCCTTACTCTTGAGTTAGTCAGGTGAGTTCAAAATTAGTGGACGAGATAACTGTACTTTATAAAATGTCTATTGAATTATTGATGAGTCCGTCACAATCGATTAATCATGAATATCATTAAAATTTCAACTCCTTTTTCTAAGATATGAAGTAATACTATACGAATCAAATATCATAGTAAGCAAAatttggtgtatatatatatagtaaggtCCTTTTTCTTATATTCCATGATGATTAAATGTGGTACAATTGGGACTATATGATACTAGGGTGTAGCAAGGTCCACGACTAATGAATTATGTTCGACTTCCTGGTCCATTCCTTATTTTGTATACAACTTTAAAGGACAAAAGATCAAggaatatatacacacacatgtagATTGGTCCGATCAACCTAGGCCGGCTGgttaatcaaattaaagcattATATTGGTAAATATGGATGGCTTAATTTTGGGCTATCAACTATTCGTCTACGTCAGTGGAACATCATCAAAGGGAATCCACATAGAATTTTGCATATAGACATTAGTGGAATATTGCGTAGTGGGATATTATAATATTCTTCCCCAATCAATTAAAGTTAAATTCCTTCTCCAAAGGTCCCCATCCTGACCTCAGAGTCAAATGTCAATGCATACAAAGGATCTGTCTAAGGTTACTATTACATTGAACTAAAGAAATAATTGACCCAAGAGCCGTAATATGCAAAGATGCTAATTTAATAACAATGGGACTACATGATTCAGACCCAGGAACCCTAATTTGCAACAATGCTATACGGGCATTTAGTCACTGTAGGTAAGAATAGGGACCTTAACCACAAGAAAATCTTTTGGGAGCAAAAATATGGCTATATGAAAGTGCATGATGGATATATTGGAAGTTCACCCAAAACAAATTGATCCGGATGAAGGATTTGGGTGGAGCCCCGTGCTCAACCCAAGCCACACTCGGACTGGGCTTCAACCTAGGCCCCAAGCCAAGCCTAGCCTAGGCCTCGGCCCCAAGCCGGGCCCAGCCAAGGGCATCAGTTTTGGCCCAACAAGGGTCCATACACAAGTGGAGATTACACCAACAACCAATTCTTCCTTTTTAAGGTGAGGTGAAGATTAAAATAGTGGAGGTTTTCAAGCATAAATGGTGGTGTTATTGTCTTGTTAAGACATGACCTTTTTCTCTATATATCTAACTATTCATTGTAATAGTATTTACACAACATATCAATACAACTTGTCTTCATGACTTGGCATTACTTATTTTGTCATTACATTCCTTGTTCTATggtttgttaattaattaaatccatcagaGCTATTAATACTAATTGATCATATCACTGACCCTGCCAAAGCCATGCCAGGAGAGTATTTCACCGTGAAATAATAACAAACATTTCACCGTAAATTATAATTGTACCATGTGCAATCAACGCTAATATCGATCAGCTCTGGTTAATTAATATATGCAGCAAATAAATCATGAAAAATATGTGCAGTACTTAAACAGAGCAGTAAATCCGAAAATGAATGTGTTTGATCGCAGTTTTGCTGCGATTCGGAAATCACTTTGATTGCGTTTTAGCGATCAAACCTCCATAAAAACGTAAAAATTTTGCAATCCGGAACAAAACAAAGAGACGCAAAGGAGTTAGCAATGGCGTGATGGAGAGGAGGAGCTCAGTGAATTAGAATGGATTGGAGAAATTATCCTCAGCAATCAATCAGATTAACGAGATTATTATATCCTCATCATCGCATACCTCCTCTCATCCATCACATCGCCATCGCTTCAACTAAAAATCTGTGAAACCCTAATTCTTTCCAGTGTGTGGCAGCTAAACACTACAGAACGCAGAAGCATTTGTGGAGCAGAGGGCTAGGGCTTTTCGTTATTTATAGACAGAACTCGCAGAAGGTGGCTTGATACAAAATGGGCTTCGAAAGAGTAAAATGGATCTCCTTTGTACTGGGCTATTGCACCAAGCGGGCTTATATATGGACCCATTAAGTGAATAGTGGACCGAATTAGCATTTGACTATAACAACCCATTAAGCGAAtagtggcaaattattctgtggatcacggtccaaaatacatcatttacatactaaatgcttaaaattcaaattgtgaacactatattacaatgcagtatctgtttataactactaaCAACTTGGTGTTACTAGACCAAAAGACCAAAAGGTCCTTGGTTGTCTATAATTAATCtattatatacattcagttaataaattatgtgtaaataaattcaaaacataatttgttaactgctAAATGTTAATGTCATTTTGTGAACCTGTTACGTGGTATAATTTATACGCCAACGGGTGTGTGGCTCTGATTGCAAGGTATGTGAAACAACTCGACGAGAGCATGAGATAGGCAATTGGTAAGACAGGTAGTTGTAGAAAGAGTCAACTACATAAGTGTTTGCATGGACATTAAACAATGTTGCATACTGGTTGGAATATGCTCTTATGAGTTTAACCTAACACATAATTATCCATTCTTATGCAaagacatttttttcctaaatgaAATAATGCAAATACATGCCTAAATAGGTTTAGAAACAACGAATGGTGCTCCGGCTTTAATGGAGAATGGTTAACTACCTTCTTGACAAACCCAACCTAAGGTGGCTGGGAATGCTCAGCCGCCATAGGGGTAGTGAGAAAAAGACTAGACCGACCGAAAAATTGACAACTAAAAATCGAGCTGATCGAACACTGTAAAAAGCTCAGCTAAAAGGgattgacaagaatcaaacttataaGTATTGGATTAATGCTCCACCCACTCAAACACTCATATTTCGGGGTCggataaaaatttacaattttgaaTATATGCTAATGTATtctttcatgtatatataatttttattatctaataataatatgacTTGTAAAATATATGACATATAATATATTCCAAGCCTACCCCTGAATTGATAGATGTGTAAAATAAATTGCATGAGAGTGACTTTTACTTGTATAGTGGTATtgtatgcaaatatgcaatggCAGTTTGGTGAAGCTAACTGCAACTTAGACTTTTGGTGAAAAGAGGGTGAGCTGAAACGACCAAAAATTCGTTGACCTTACTCCTTAGCCACACAACAAGGGTGGAATCGTCATTTAAATACCGGAAGACATGTCATCCTAGTCCCATACTTCCATGCCCTTTACGTAGTAGTAGTTGGTGAACTCACAACACTACAACGTACGAATTGTTTAATGAAACTTTTATTCTCATCAGCGCACATGGATGTTTCTTCCTTGGGAATCCATGTCCGTCTTGTATCTCTCTTACTAACTTGCGCCGTCACCGTCATCCTGGCTGCGGCGGCTTCTGACGGCGTTAAACTTAGGGAAACTTCCACCGCCGTTCTCATTGTCGTGGACCAGTCCGGGCATGGAGACTATATTAAGATACAGGACGCCATTGATTCCGTTCCGTCCAAAAACTCTGAGCTCGTTTACATTTCCGTTAAGCCGGGGACCTACAGGTCTGATTCCTAGTTAAAAGACTTGGATTCCTAGTAAAAGATTCTGTGTGTTTTGACGGAATTGGTTTTCACTTTTTGCAGAGAGAAAGTTGTAGTGCCTGTTGATAAGCCGTTCATTACGCTTAGTGGAGATGACGCTTCCAACACCGTTATAACGTGGAGTGACGGCGGGGATATTATTCATTCTCCAACACTCACAGTTTTTGCTTCGGATTTTGTTGGAAGATATTTGACAATTATGGTAATGTAAACATGGGCATGGGCAGTTTCTGCTTTAACTCATCATAACTGTACATTCATGCATGTGAATTGCCTATTAGCTAGCTAGGCGGgcctacattttttttttttctagtattactgactctattacaatgcaatatctgttcataactactaaACACAAGTGCAActtggtgtcactagaccactaGGACCGGATTGAAACTACTTTGTATTTCTATGTGCGTAGAATACATTTGGGAGGAGTGGGAAAGGAGTGGCGTTGAGGGTTTCAGGAGATAGAAGTGCGTGGTATGGTTGCAGGATTAAATCTTATCAAGACACTCTTTTGGATGAAGCTGGTAAACATTATTACAGCAACTGTTACATTGAAGGCGGCGTTGATTTCATATTTGGTAACGCCGCTTCTCTCTTTGAGGTAAGCTAGCTAGCAGGCTTAGCATCTAGGCAGGgctatatgtgtatatataaacaaaactcTATATATGTATCATCAATCATGCACGCACTTGGATGCTGGTGCAGGGGTGCGAGATACACTCGATTGCAGTAGGGGGTGGAGCAATCACTGCTCAACGCAGAGAATCGGCTGAAGAAGACACTGGTTTTGCCTTTCTGGGATGCAAAATCACAGGCACAGGAACCACTGTGCTTGGCAGACCCTGGGGACCTTATTCCAGGGTGGTTTGGGTCTCGTCCTACATGTCTAGTGCTATACAGCCCGAGGGTTGGAATGACTGGGGCGATTCCAAACGTCAAAggtattttggaaacattacaaaacagaacttatagtttatttattaaaacagaacttatatatgtacaccatactaattttattttatttatttttaaatggttATTCTTCCATACTAAAATTACTCAATAATATTCACTAGGACGGTATACTACGGGGAATACAAATGTTACGGTCCAGGTGCTGATCGATCAAAAAGAGTAGAATGGTCGCGCAGCCTATCTAAGGGGGAGGCTGCACCGTTCATGACAAAGAAAATGATCCAAGGGCGAGAATGGCTTAGGCAAGCACCCACCAACTTCAAGAGGATAAGCTCTTGTAAAGACATGCCATGTTAAAGAGTGTTTGCGTATATGTGCACATATATTGTACAAAGTTGTAAAAAGTGTACGTATTTGCGTGCGCAACTGATTATTAATGGTATTAATATACTACAAGTGTTAGTAGTTGGAGTTATTAGCGAGTTGATATCCAAGAATTAGAGTTGCACATACATCACAACTTTATGGACTTTTATCCCACATGAGGAAAATAAGGACCAAAGTGCAGAAGTGGGCAACCCAGAGCACCAAAATCACATGGAATCTGAGACTACAAAGTATAAATGCATCAAACGTTGTTGATCATACATATGCTGTCTAAAAAATATAATCGTGCTAACAATGCTGCACTGGCAGAATCTAATAATGCATCAGTAATCGGACCATATTTTTGTAAtaccatattaaaatatatagtaagtacaaatctaatttaaaaaaatatgcagAGATTCCAGCCTTTTCTGCTTCCCTTCAACCTCTTTCCATCTACTCTAACCACAAACATGCACAAATTCAGTCTGCTCTCGGACTACTGCCACTACTTGGTGCTTCTCGCTTTCCACTGTACTTCTGTTAGGTCAACAAAAGAAACCATTGTGACTTTTTCGAGTATTATAGAATCCAAAGTGAACATAGGCTGCCACAAATAACATTTAACATGCTATATGTTCTACCATTTTTAGCACAAAATGATACAATATCTTGAGCTTACCTGCTTTCCGATGTTAAATGGGATGTATTTATACTTGAGCATGTGCGAAATTTGGCGCTTCATTGTGAGGACGAAGAGAACAATCCAGTAGATCAATAATATTGGCCAAAACACGGGAACATCAAACAAGGAGAAGAAAGTCATGAGAAATGCCACAAAGAAAGCCTTTGTGATGGCATACCTGAACCACAAAAAGTAAGAACTTTATAAAACCATAGAAGAAGATTGGTAAATGGATTATGTCAATTACTCATGTTCCACTGACTCAGTAATCGAGTATCAATCTCACTGGCAGCTAGTTCAAAAATGGCATGTAAGGCACCAAACCAGctacttttaattaatttaataagaaaGCAAGGGAGAAGTTGTAGTAATATTCTGCATTTCTAATCAATGTTAAGAAAAGCTGTTCAGGTACATGAACTTGCTTCAGCAAAGATTTTTACAAGTCATTATCCACCTGCGTTCAATAGTGAAAGTGTCCCCAAGGCCCAAACTAGTGAagtgcaatcattattgtgtggaccatggtccacacagctgtgtggaccatacttttaaataatgcacattcaatataaaaataatgtacattcagtataaaaataatgtacattatattcaggggatgtacattatttgtgtactgaatgtacattatttttatagtataaaaataatgtatattcagtacaaaaataatgtacatttagtacattaaaaatgtacatttgattatggtccacatagctgtgtggaccataatttgcCAGTGAAGTGGTGTTTATGGTCAGCGCCTCACAACCAAAACAAGTAGATCCAGCAAACCG
It includes:
- the LOC116031419 gene encoding putative pectinesterase 11; translated protein: MKLLFSSAHMDVSSLGIHVRLVSLLLTCAVTVILAAAASDGVKLRETSTAVLIVVDQSGHGDYIKIQDAIDSVPSKNSELVYISVKPGTYREKVVVPVDKPFITLSGDDASNTVITWSDGGDIIHSPTLTVFASDFVGRYLTIMNTFGRSGKGVALRVSGDRSAWYGCRIKSYQDTLLDEAGKHYYSNCYIEGGVDFIFGNAASLFEGCEIHSIAVGGGAITAQRRESAEEDTGFAFLGCKITGTGTTVLGRPWGPYSRVVWVSSYMSSAIQPEGWNDWGDSKRQRTVYYGEYKCYGPGADRSKRVEWSRSLSKGEAAPFMTKKMIQGREWLRQAPTNFKRISSCKDMPC